A genomic window from Methanovulcanius yangii includes:
- a CDS encoding KH domain-containing protein: MTTTDIKITASRVAVLIGKGGATKRQIEELTDTNLTVNSDEGIVTIDGEDAVAVMRTTELVRAINRGFSPERAYTLLEEEDLLLDIIDLSGVCSTPKQMERLRGRIIGKNGRAREQIEDMTGALVSVHGKTVAIIGTFDQVKIVSEAVEMLVEGLPHATVFSFLDRKRKEQKADMFEYYY; encoded by the coding sequence ATGACCACCACCGATATAAAAATCACCGCCAGCCGCGTCGCTGTCCTCATAGGAAAGGGCGGGGCAACCAAACGTCAGATCGAAGAACTCACCGACACGAACCTGACGGTCAACTCCGATGAAGGGATTGTCACCATCGACGGCGAGGATGCCGTCGCCGTCATGCGGACGACCGAACTCGTGCGGGCCATTAACCGTGGATTTTCGCCTGAACGTGCGTACACCCTCCTCGAAGAGGAGGACCTGCTCCTCGACATCATCGACCTGTCCGGCGTCTGCTCGACACCGAAACAGATGGAACGCCTCCGCGGCCGCATCATCGGCAAGAACGGCAGGGCCCGCGAACAGATTGAGGACATGACCGGTGCCCTCGTCTCCGTCCATGGAAAGACGGTCGCCATCATCGGCACCTTCGACCAGGTAAAGATCGTCAGCGAGGCTGTGGAGATGCTCGTCGAGGGGCTTCCGCATGCGACCGTCTTCTCCTTCCTTGACCGCAAACGCAAGGAACAAAAGGCGGATATGTTTGAATATTATTATTGA